In Macrotis lagotis isolate mMagLag1 chromosome 8, bilby.v1.9.chrom.fasta, whole genome shotgun sequence, a single genomic region encodes these proteins:
- the JMJD8 gene encoding jmjC domain-containing protein 8 isoform X1 gives MPRGALRRGRAPAVLGMRLLILALAALARPAGGTSVRGGWDPSGRPAPEEEEPCTVDRRAELTYADFIRQYAFSRPVILQRLTNNSLFRDLCSREKLLAEFGAARIRLSTANTHSYHKVDLPFQDYVEQLLRPQDPRSLGNDTLYFFGDNNFTEWGRLLRHYSPPPFRLLGTTAAYSFGIAGIGSGVPFHWHGPGYSEVIFGRKRWFLYPPEKRPDFHPNKTTLAWLRDTYPTLPVTERPLQCTVRAGEVLYFPDRWWHATLNLDTSVFISTFLG, from the exons ATGCCGCGCGGAGCTTTGCGGCGGGGCCGGGCCCCCGCAGTCCTCGGGATGCGGCTCCTGATCCTGGCGCTGGCGGCCCTGGCCCGGCCCGCGGGCGGGACCTCCGTGCGCGGAGGCTG GGACCCCAGCGGCCGGCCGGCCCCGGAGGAGGAGGAGCCGTGCACCGTGGACAGGAGAGCCGAGCTGACCTACGCGGACTTCATCCGCCA GTACGCCTTCTCCAGGCCCGTGATCCTCCAAAGACTCACCAACAACTCG CTGTTCCGGGACCTGTGCTCCAGAGAGAAGCTGCTGGCGGAGTTCGGGGCCGCGAGGATCCGCCTGAGCACGGCCAACACGCACTCTTACCACAAAG TGGACCTCCCGTTCCAAGACTACGTGGAGCAGCTGCTGCGGCCCCAAGACCCGCGCTCGCTGGGGAACG ACACGCTCTACTTCTTCGGGGACAACAACTTCACCGAGTGGGGCAGGCTGCTCCGGCACTACTCCCCGCCTCCCTTCCGGCTGCTGGGCACCACGGCGGCTTACAGCTTCGGGATCGCGG GTATCGGCTCAGGAGTGCCCTTCCACTGGCACGGGCCAGGCTACTCGGAGGTGATCTTTGGACGGAAG CGCTGGTTCTTGTATCCCCCAGAGAAGAGGCCCGATTTTCACCCCAACAAAACCACCTTGGCCTGGCTACGAGACACATACCCGACGCTCCCCGTCACGGAACGGCCTCTACAGTGTACTGTCCGGGCTGGCGAG GTGCTGTACTTCCCTGACCGTTGGTGGCACGCCACCCTGAACCTGGACACCAGTGTCTTCATCTCCACGTTTTTGGGCTAG
- the JMJD8 gene encoding jmjC domain-containing protein 8 isoform X3 gives MPRGALRRGRAPAVLGMRLLILALAALARPAGGTSVRGGWDPSGRPAPEEEEPCTVDRRAELTYADFIRQYAFSRPVILQRLTNNSLFRDLCSREKLLAEFGAARIRLSTANTHSYHKVDLPFQDYVEQLLRPQDPRSLGNGIGSGVPFHWHGPGYSEVIFGRKRWFLYPPEKRPDFHPNKTTLAWLRDTYPTLPVTERPLQCTVRAGEVLYFPDRWWHATLNLDTSVFISTFLG, from the exons ATGCCGCGCGGAGCTTTGCGGCGGGGCCGGGCCCCCGCAGTCCTCGGGATGCGGCTCCTGATCCTGGCGCTGGCGGCCCTGGCCCGGCCCGCGGGCGGGACCTCCGTGCGCGGAGGCTG GGACCCCAGCGGCCGGCCGGCCCCGGAGGAGGAGGAGCCGTGCACCGTGGACAGGAGAGCCGAGCTGACCTACGCGGACTTCATCCGCCA GTACGCCTTCTCCAGGCCCGTGATCCTCCAAAGACTCACCAACAACTCG CTGTTCCGGGACCTGTGCTCCAGAGAGAAGCTGCTGGCGGAGTTCGGGGCCGCGAGGATCCGCCTGAGCACGGCCAACACGCACTCTTACCACAAAG TGGACCTCCCGTTCCAAGACTACGTGGAGCAGCTGCTGCGGCCCCAAGACCCGCGCTCGCTGGGGAACG GTATCGGCTCAGGAGTGCCCTTCCACTGGCACGGGCCAGGCTACTCGGAGGTGATCTTTGGACGGAAG CGCTGGTTCTTGTATCCCCCAGAGAAGAGGCCCGATTTTCACCCCAACAAAACCACCTTGGCCTGGCTACGAGACACATACCCGACGCTCCCCGTCACGGAACGGCCTCTACAGTGTACTGTCCGGGCTGGCGAG GTGCTGTACTTCCCTGACCGTTGGTGGCACGCCACCCTGAACCTGGACACCAGTGTCTTCATCTCCACGTTTTTGGGCTAG
- the JMJD8 gene encoding jmjC domain-containing protein 8 isoform X2 has translation MPRGALRRGRAPAVLGMRLLILALAALARPAGGTSVRGGWDPSGRPAPEEEEPCTVDRRAELTYADFIRQYAFSRPVILQRLTNNSLFRDLCSREKLLAEFGAARIRLSTANTHSYHKVDLPFQDYVEQLLRPQDPRSLGNDTLYFFGDNNFTEWGRLLRHYSPPPFRLLGTTAAYSFGIAGIGSGVPFHWHGPGYSEVIFGRKRRGPIFTPTKPPWPGYETHTRRSPSRNGLYSVLSGLARCCTSLTVGGTPP, from the exons ATGCCGCGCGGAGCTTTGCGGCGGGGCCGGGCCCCCGCAGTCCTCGGGATGCGGCTCCTGATCCTGGCGCTGGCGGCCCTGGCCCGGCCCGCGGGCGGGACCTCCGTGCGCGGAGGCTG GGACCCCAGCGGCCGGCCGGCCCCGGAGGAGGAGGAGCCGTGCACCGTGGACAGGAGAGCCGAGCTGACCTACGCGGACTTCATCCGCCA GTACGCCTTCTCCAGGCCCGTGATCCTCCAAAGACTCACCAACAACTCG CTGTTCCGGGACCTGTGCTCCAGAGAGAAGCTGCTGGCGGAGTTCGGGGCCGCGAGGATCCGCCTGAGCACGGCCAACACGCACTCTTACCACAAAG TGGACCTCCCGTTCCAAGACTACGTGGAGCAGCTGCTGCGGCCCCAAGACCCGCGCTCGCTGGGGAACG ACACGCTCTACTTCTTCGGGGACAACAACTTCACCGAGTGGGGCAGGCTGCTCCGGCACTACTCCCCGCCTCCCTTCCGGCTGCTGGGCACCACGGCGGCTTACAGCTTCGGGATCGCGG GTATCGGCTCAGGAGTGCCCTTCCACTGGCACGGGCCAGGCTACTCGGAGGTGATCTTTGGACGGAAG AGAAGAGGCCCGATTTTCACCCCAACAAAACCACCTTGGCCTGGCTACGAGACACATACCCGACGCTCCCCGTCACGGAACGGCCTCTACAGTGTACTGTCCGGGCTGGCGAG GTGCTGTACTTCCCTGACCGTTGGTGGCACGCCACCCTGA